One region of Hydrogenobaculum sp. Y04AAS1 genomic DNA includes:
- the phoU gene encoding phosphate signaling complex protein PhoU yields MKFFEELEETKKELIKMASMVQTAIEKAMKSLLDQNVDLAEEVIKGDDDIDTMEVKIEQDCIRMVALYQPEASDLRFVMGVYKIVSDLERMADEAENVAQRSILLSQEPPLKPYINLTMMSDIAKEMVSDSVISFLQKDTELAKKVIQRDDMVDELYHQLERELITYVMEDQRNIKRAISLEMVARHFERIADHAENVSEMAIYLVQGEMVKHKHIQEKS; encoded by the coding sequence ATGAAGTTTTTTGAAGAATTGGAAGAGACAAAAAAAGAGCTTATAAAGATGGCTTCTATGGTGCAAACTGCCATAGAAAAGGCGATGAAGTCGCTTCTTGATCAAAACGTAGATTTAGCCGAAGAGGTGATAAAAGGAGACGACGATATAGACACTATGGAAGTTAAGATAGAACAAGATTGTATAAGGATGGTAGCCCTTTATCAGCCAGAGGCTAGCGACCTTAGGTTTGTAATGGGAGTGTATAAAATTGTATCGGATCTTGAACGTATGGCGGATGAAGCAGAAAACGTAGCTCAAAGATCTATACTTTTATCTCAAGAGCCACCTTTAAAACCTTACATAAATCTTACCATGATGTCTGATATAGCAAAAGAAATGGTTAGTGATAGCGTCATAAGTTTTTTACAAAAAGATACGGAGTTAGCCAAAAAAGTCATTCAAAGGGACGATATGGTAGATGAGCTTTATCATCAGCTTGAAAGAGAGCTCATCACATATGTTATGGAAGATCAGCGCAATATAAAAAGGGCTATATCTTTGGAAATGGTGGCAAGACATTTTGAAAGAATAGCCGATCACGCTGAAAACGTATCAGAGATGGCTATATACTTGGTGCAAGGTGAGATGGTTAAACATAAACACATTCAAGAAAAAAGTTAA
- a CDS encoding septal ring lytic transglycosylase RlpA family protein has translation MRNRLGILMSLLPGMRKHIALILSAFLILGVGSEAKANTVQRDCYSKNVYVSWYGRARRIYTANGKVYNHDLYFAASKTLPFGTMLFIENPRNHRSVVVKIVDRGPFVRGRALDLSYGAAKALGILVQGVARVRVMSLSCSYAYRKNVDIIKDIIRTSRDS, from the coding sequence ATGAGAAACCGTTTGGGTATTCTCATGAGCTTACTCCCAGGAATGAGGAAACACATAGCGCTAATACTTAGCGCTTTCCTGATTCTTGGCGTAGGCTCAGAAGCAAAAGCTAATACAGTCCAAAGGGACTGCTATTCTAAAAATGTTTATGTGTCATGGTATGGGCGTGCAAGACGCATTTACACCGCTAATGGTAAGGTTTACAATCACGATCTTTACTTTGCCGCCTCCAAGACTCTTCCTTTTGGCACAATGCTTTTTATAGAAAATCCAAGAAACCATAGATCTGTGGTAGTAAAAATAGTAGACAGAGGACCATTTGTAAGAGGAAGAGCATTAGATCTTTCTTACGGAGCAGCAAAAGCCCTAGGCATATTGGTTCAGGGGGTAGCAAGAGTGAGAGTAATGTCACTAAGCTGTTCTTACGCCTATAGGAAAAATGTTGATATAATAAAAGATATTATAAGAACATCCAGGGATTCGTAA